The Mucilaginibacter terrenus genome has a segment encoding these proteins:
- a CDS encoding efflux RND transporter permease subunit encodes MFNKFIQRPVLSIVISLMIVFLGVLAITTLPVTQFPSISPPKVNVTADYPGANGELMIKSVVIPLERALNGVPGMKYMTSDAGNDGEASVQIIFNLGTDPNQAALNVQNRVASVVNKLPPLVVREGVKITREESNMLMYVNLYSKDKSMDQKFLYNFSEINILSELKRVNGVGFADILGNRDYAMRIWLKPDRMLAYKISADEVMEALAAQSLEASPGKTGESSGKKSQTFEYVLKYSGRFTTKEQYENVGLRANANGEILRLKDVADIEFGSSMYDIYSNLNGRSSAAIVLKQSYGSNASQVIKDVKAKMEEIKKTSFPKGVDYEISYDVSKFLDASIEKVIHTLVEAFILVGLVVFLFLGDWRSTIIPAMAVPVSLIGTFVFMQFFGITLNLITLFALVLAIGVVVDDAIVVIEAVHAKMEEEHLSPLNATKKAMHEIAGAIIAITFLMAAVFVPVAFMSGPVGIFYRQFSITMATAIVLSGIVALTLTPALCAMILKNNHGKPRKKTPVNMFLDGFNNRFNKTQDKYQSLLGRIVSRRSVTFVSLIVFCAGIYLLNNTVPTGFIPNEDQGMFYAIIQTPPGSSLERTNDIALKLQKVAETVDGVQSVSALAGYEILTEGTGSNSGTCLINLKDWDQRKHSVQEIINELEEKSKDIPGANIEFFQPPAVPGYGAAGGFELRLLDKAGSGDYKLMETVNNDFVKELSKRKELSSVFSFYSASFPQYMLKIDNDLALQKGVTVDNAMNTLSTLVGSNYEISFIKFGINYKVIVQSGPEYRAQPDDILKLYVKNNRDEMVPYSDFMKLEKVYGLSEITRHNMYNSSEISGSAAPGYSSGTAIKVIQEVAEKTLPRGFGIGWAGISADEVAQGNQAVYIFLICLGFVYLILAAQYESFILPLSVIISLPAGIFGAFLLLKLTGLENNIYAQVAMVMLIGLLGKNAVLIVEFAVQRHAAGRSVLEAAMEGSKARFRPILMTSFAFIAGLIPLVIASGPGKVGNRTIGTAAAGGMLLGTICGVFVIPGLYYIFGTIAEKSRLAKYEDENPFTEEIDNNHV; translated from the coding sequence ATGTTTAATAAATTTATTCAAAGGCCGGTTCTGTCGATAGTAATATCGCTCATGATCGTCTTTTTAGGGGTGCTTGCTATCACAACGTTGCCGGTAACGCAGTTCCCATCCATTTCTCCGCCAAAGGTGAATGTAACGGCCGATTACCCTGGTGCAAACGGAGAACTGATGATCAAATCTGTAGTTATTCCGCTGGAAAGAGCTCTGAACGGTGTGCCGGGTATGAAGTACATGACGTCAGATGCTGGTAACGACGGCGAGGCATCTGTACAAATCATATTCAACCTTGGCACCGACCCTAATCAGGCAGCACTAAACGTGCAAAACCGTGTAGCATCTGTCGTAAACAAACTGCCACCATTGGTAGTGCGCGAGGGTGTGAAGATCACCCGGGAAGAATCTAACATGCTGATGTATGTTAACCTTTACAGTAAGGATAAGTCCATGGATCAGAAGTTCTTATACAACTTCTCAGAGATTAATATCCTGTCTGAATTAAAAAGGGTCAACGGTGTAGGCTTTGCAGATATTTTGGGTAACAGGGATTACGCCATGAGAATATGGCTAAAGCCCGACCGTATGCTGGCTTACAAAATTTCGGCAGACGAAGTGATGGAGGCGCTGGCAGCACAAAGTTTAGAGGCTTCGCCAGGTAAAACCGGTGAAAGCTCGGGCAAAAAGTCACAAACTTTTGAGTACGTTCTGAAGTATTCCGGTAGGTTTACTACTAAGGAACAATACGAAAATGTTGGCTTAAGGGCTAATGCTAACGGCGAGATACTGCGATTGAAAGATGTAGCTGATATTGAATTTGGCAGCTCCATGTACGATATCTATTCTAACCTGAATGGCAGGTCATCAGCAGCTATTGTACTAAAACAGTCTTACGGAAGCAATGCCAGCCAGGTTATTAAAGACGTTAAGGCTAAAATGGAGGAGATCAAAAAAACATCTTTCCCGAAAGGTGTAGATTACGAGATCAGCTATGACGTTTCGAAATTTTTGGATGCCTCGATAGAGAAGGTAATTCACACCCTGGTGGAAGCTTTTATATTGGTGGGGCTTGTAGTATTCCTGTTCTTGGGCGACTGGCGCTCCACTATAATTCCGGCCATGGCCGTTCCTGTGTCACTTATCGGGACGTTTGTCTTCATGCAGTTCTTCGGTATTACACTCAACCTAATTACCCTTTTTGCATTGGTTTTGGCCATTGGTGTGGTTGTGGATGACGCCATCGTGGTGATTGAAGCCGTGCACGCTAAAATGGAAGAGGAGCATCTTTCGCCATTAAATGCAACCAAAAAAGCAATGCATGAGATAGCCGGGGCTATTATAGCCATCACATTTTTGATGGCAGCGGTATTTGTGCCTGTAGCGTTCATGTCTGGTCCGGTAGGTATTTTCTACCGGCAGTTCTCCATTACCATGGCGACAGCCATTGTATTATCAGGTATTGTAGCGCTCACGTTAACACCTGCTTTATGCGCCATGATCCTGAAGAACAATCACGGCAAGCCAAGAAAAAAGACGCCCGTAAACATGTTTTTAGATGGCTTCAATAACAGATTCAACAAAACTCAGGATAAATATCAAAGTCTGTTAGGGCGTATTGTAAGCCGCAGATCGGTGACTTTTGTTAGCCTTATTGTTTTTTGTGCGGGCATTTATTTGTTAAACAATACAGTTCCGACAGGTTTTATCCCGAATGAAGACCAGGGGATGTTTTATGCCATCATCCAAACGCCGCCCGGCTCTTCACTGGAACGAACCAATGACATTGCATTAAAATTGCAAAAAGTTGCTGAAACGGTTGATGGTGTGCAGTCTGTATCTGCATTAGCAGGTTATGAGATACTTACAGAAGGTACCGGGTCTAACTCGGGTACGTGTTTAATTAACTTGAAAGATTGGGATCAACGCAAGCACTCCGTACAGGAGATCATAAACGAATTGGAGGAGAAGTCCAAAGATATACCAGGGGCAAACATAGAGTTCTTTCAGCCGCCTGCTGTACCGGGTTATGGTGCTGCGGGTGGTTTCGAGTTGCGTTTACTTGATAAAGCTGGGTCGGGTGATTACAAGCTGATGGAAACTGTAAACAACGACTTTGTAAAAGAGCTGAGCAAACGCAAGGAGCTTTCGTCGGTATTTAGCTTTTATAGCGCCAGTTTCCCGCAGTACATGTTAAAGATCGATAATGATCTGGCCTTACAAAAAGGAGTAACCGTTGATAATGCAATGAATACCCTTTCTACACTGGTGGGTAGTAATTACGAGATCAGTTTCATAAAATTTGGTATCAATTATAAAGTAATTGTGCAATCAGGTCCCGAGTACCGTGCACAGCCAGACGATATCCTGAAGTTGTATGTTAAGAACAACCGTGATGAAATGGTGCCTTACTCTGATTTCATGAAGTTGGAGAAAGTTTATGGCCTCTCGGAAATTACAAGACATAACATGTATAACTCATCCGAGATTAGCGGTTCTGCCGCACCCGGATACAGTAGCGGAACAGCAATAAAAGTTATACAGGAAGTAGCAGAGAAAACTCTGCCACGCGGCTTCGGTATTGGTTGGGCTGGTATCTCTGCGGATGAGGTTGCCCAGGGTAACCAGGCGGTGTACATATTTTTAATTTGTTTGGGCTTTGTTTATCTCATTCTTGCCGCGCAATACGAAAGCTTTATTCTTCCGCTATCGGTAATCATCTCTTTACCCGCGGGTATTTTCGGCGCCTTTCTGTTGCTTAAACTAACCGGGCTGGAAAACAACATATATGCGCAGGTGGCCATGGTAATGCTCATTGGTCTGTTAGGTAAAAATGCTGTATTGATAGTAGAATTTGCTGTACAGCGCCATGCTGCAGGTAGGTCTGTATTAGAGGCAGCAATGGAGGGCTCCAAAGCCAGGTTCCGCCCAATTCTGATGACATCTTTCGCATTTATTGCCGGCTTAATCCCACTGGTAATTGCTTCCGGACCTGGTAAGGTAGGAAACAGAACCATTGGTACAGCAGCTGCAGGCGGTATGCTTTTGGGTACCATTTGCGGCGTATTTGTTATACCGGGTTTGTACTACATATTCGGCACCATAGCAGAAAAAAGCAGGCTTGCTAAGTATGAAGATGAAAATCCGTTTACCGAAGAAATAGACAATAATCATGTATAA
- a CDS encoding alkene reductase yields MKKLFEPYNKAFLQLKNHVVMAPMTRSRAIGNVPNAMMATYYKQRSGAGMIITEGTSPSPEGLGYPRIPGIFTDAQIEGWKLVTDAVHDGGSRIFLQLMHTGRIAHSSNLPEGHHVVGMSAIKATGEIYTDAGMFEYSAPKALDESGIARIVQDHIKAAENAIAAGFDGVELHGAHGYLLEQSLNPHINNRTDNYGGSIENRSRLILEIVQKIAASIGADKVGLRISPFLTSNDMPAYEDAEVHETYIHLALQVNQLGIAYLHISNNPGIPEKTHQDIRKSFANTIIYCNGFTAETSEAKLQDGSADLVAFGRSFLANPDFMRRIEKNAPLNQLDYNTLYTPGEEGYTDYPELN; encoded by the coding sequence ATGAAAAAATTATTTGAGCCTTATAATAAAGCTTTTCTTCAGTTGAAGAACCATGTAGTGATGGCTCCCATGACCAGAAGCCGTGCCATTGGCAATGTGCCTAATGCTATGATGGCCACCTACTACAAGCAGCGTTCAGGTGCCGGAATGATCATTACCGAAGGTACTTCACCCAGTCCAGAAGGTTTAGGCTATCCTCGCATTCCGGGTATTTTTACAGATGCCCAGATAGAAGGTTGGAAACTGGTAACCGATGCTGTTCATGATGGAGGTTCCAGGATATTTCTGCAACTGATGCATACCGGCAGAATAGCGCACAGCTCTAACTTGCCGGAGGGCCACCACGTTGTAGGAATGTCAGCCATTAAAGCAACTGGCGAAATTTATACAGATGCCGGCATGTTTGAATACTCAGCTCCAAAAGCCTTAGATGAGAGTGGCATAGCTCGTATCGTACAAGATCATATCAAGGCAGCCGAAAATGCTATTGCCGCTGGCTTTGACGGTGTTGAATTGCACGGAGCACACGGATATCTGCTCGAGCAATCCTTAAATCCGCACATAAATAACCGTACAGATAATTATGGCGGATCCATAGAGAACCGTAGCAGGTTGATACTGGAAATTGTACAAAAAATAGCAGCTTCCATAGGAGCAGATAAGGTTGGCCTACGCATATCACCTTTTCTAACTTCTAACGATATGCCCGCCTACGAAGATGCTGAGGTTCATGAAACCTACATTCACCTTGCCCTACAAGTAAACCAGTTGGGTATTGCATACCTGCATATTTCAAACAATCCGGGCATTCCCGAAAAAACGCATCAGGATATTCGCAAGTCCTTCGCCAATACAATCATCTATTGCAATGGATTTACGGCAGAAACCTCTGAGGCCAAATTACAGGATGGGTCCGCGGATCTTGTTGCTTTTGGCAGAAGCTTTTTAGCTAATCCTGATTTTATGAGGAGGATTGAAAAAAACGCCCCCCTAAACCAGCTGGATTATAATACACTTTACACTCCCGGTGAAGAAGGCTACACAGATTATCCAGAATTAAACTGA
- a CDS encoding TolC family protein — protein MYNLNKYKGIVVLAVCLGIASCKVPAITQVGENKPLPGMYGNSADTTNIAAMQWRNFFTDANLVSLIDTALKNNQELMTTLQEIQIARNDIGIRQGQLSPTVGLRAGAGLEKTGRYTSQGAGDASTDITPGQEVPDPLADYTVAAYANWEIDIWKKLHNAKKAAVTRYLSSVEGRNFVVTNLISEIANAYYELQSLDCQLAIVRQSIQLQKNALEIVKVQKDAARVTELAVQKFQAEVLSSQGLEFETLQKIRETENDLNLLLGRYPQEIKRDTSNFLTLTPAAVYTGIPSQLLANRPDVKRAELDLIAAKLDVKVARAEFYPSFSISAALGFQAFKPSYLFKYPGSLLYSIAGDIAAPLVNRAGIKAEFNSANARQLQAMYNYQKTILNAYIEVNTQLYAIDNLQKRYSLKTKEADALTKSVDISNALFKSARADYFEVLMTQRDALATKLELVETKKAQFTAVNTIYRNLGGGWR, from the coding sequence ATGTATAATCTAAATAAATATAAAGGTATTGTTGTACTGGCGGTTTGCCTTGGAATTGCCAGCTGCAAAGTGCCTGCAATTACGCAGGTAGGTGAAAACAAGCCTCTGCCGGGAATGTACGGCAATAGTGCCGACACCACCAATATCGCCGCCATGCAGTGGCGCAATTTTTTTACAGATGCTAACTTGGTAAGCCTGATAGATACTGCATTAAAGAATAACCAAGAGTTGATGACTACACTGCAGGAGATTCAAATTGCCCGAAATGATATTGGAATACGGCAAGGCCAGCTATCACCAACAGTTGGTTTGAGGGCAGGGGCAGGGCTGGAGAAAACTGGGCGTTATACCAGCCAGGGAGCAGGCGATGCATCTACGGATATTACACCAGGTCAGGAAGTGCCCGACCCGTTAGCTGACTATACGGTAGCCGCTTACGCGAATTGGGAAATTGATATCTGGAAAAAGCTGCACAATGCGAAAAAAGCAGCTGTAACCCGGTACCTGTCCTCGGTAGAAGGAAGAAATTTTGTAGTTACTAATTTGATCAGCGAGATTGCCAACGCTTATTACGAACTGCAATCGTTAGATTGCCAGCTTGCAATTGTAAGGCAGAGCATCCAGTTACAAAAGAATGCACTCGAGATTGTAAAAGTGCAAAAGGATGCGGCCAGGGTTACCGAATTGGCTGTGCAGAAGTTTCAGGCAGAAGTATTAAGTTCACAGGGACTTGAATTTGAAACACTGCAGAAAATAAGGGAGACAGAAAATGATCTTAACTTGTTACTCGGGCGTTATCCGCAGGAAATAAAACGAGACACAAGCAATTTCTTAACCCTTACACCCGCAGCCGTCTACACAGGTATTCCGTCGCAGTTGCTGGCGAACAGGCCAGATGTTAAAAGGGCAGAGCTTGACCTAATAGCCGCTAAGCTGGATGTAAAGGTTGCACGGGCAGAGTTTTACCCCTCATTCAGTATTTCGGCTGCGTTGGGATTTCAGGCGTTTAAGCCAAGTTACCTGTTTAAGTACCCGGGATCGCTGCTCTACTCTATAGCCGGAGATATTGCCGCGCCTCTTGTAAACAGGGCTGGTATAAAAGCTGAGTTCAACAGTGCTAACGCACGTCAGCTGCAGGCCATGTATAACTATCAAAAAACAATTTTAAACGCCTACATTGAAGTAAACACGCAACTTTACGCTATCGATAATTTGCAGAAACGCTATAGCTTAAAGACAAAAGAAGCCGATGCACTTACAAAATCAGTAGACATTTCTAACGCGCTGTTTAAATCTGCCCGGGCAGATTACTTTGAGGTATTGATGACCCAAAGGGATGCGCTCGCGACAAAACTAGAACTAGTGGAAACTAAAAAAGCGCAGTTTACTGCTGTAAACACCATTTACCGCAATCTTGGCGGTGGCTGGAGATAA
- a CDS encoding helix-turn-helix transcriptional regulator produces the protein MIFSFNSTPGFDFMTYFARHIGANIDNDLLVIPDNIGTGYIRKLSFSAEFKITMHHYVLKEDLIIKRNTSGLGNELITIFFYSNEQTLGIAFDNNPDIQFSERDDSAIQVTSNNLNSTIRFPAGHIIRYAVIAIMPAYLKNLLALNKLNSTLETITSPGSTFLFFENMTAEAKLLLKNLSAVDMSDGLSQFYMQIKVQELLYLLFHKLSKRESLPHQSINSSDVARLLHIRNEVISDLGTPPVLAELAQIATMSETKLKQLFKQAFGDTIYNYYQRARMEEAAFLLKQGKRSVAEVGYELGFTNLSHFSRLFQKHYGFTPKRFSSQT, from the coding sequence ATGATCTTCAGTTTTAACTCAACACCCGGGTTTGATTTCATGACCTATTTTGCCAGGCATATCGGGGCGAATATAGATAATGATTTGCTGGTCATTCCCGACAACATTGGTACTGGATATATTCGAAAGTTGTCGTTTAGTGCAGAATTCAAGATCACTATGCACCATTATGTGCTAAAAGAGGACCTGATTATTAAACGCAACACCTCCGGCTTGGGCAATGAACTAATTACAATCTTTTTTTACAGTAATGAGCAAACGCTCGGTATCGCGTTTGACAATAACCCAGATATCCAGTTTTCCGAACGGGATGACTCCGCCATCCAAGTTACCTCTAACAACCTGAACTCGACTATACGTTTCCCAGCTGGGCATATCATACGGTATGCGGTAATTGCCATCATGCCAGCTTATCTTAAAAACCTGCTGGCTCTTAATAAACTTAACTCTACGCTTGAAACAATAACCAGCCCAGGTAGTACATTCCTTTTTTTCGAGAACATGACGGCAGAGGCTAAGTTGCTGCTCAAAAATTTAAGTGCAGTAGATATGAGTGACGGGTTAAGCCAGTTCTACATGCAAATTAAAGTACAGGAGCTGCTTTACCTGCTTTTTCATAAGCTGTCCAAACGCGAAAGTTTACCGCACCAGAGTATCAACAGTTCGGATGTGGCGAGGCTTCTGCATATCCGTAACGAAGTTATCAGTGACTTAGGCACTCCTCCGGTCCTGGCCGAACTGGCACAAATTGCCACCATGAGCGAAACCAAGCTTAAACAACTCTTTAAGCAGGCCTTTGGCGATACTATTTACAATTACTATCAACGCGCCCGGATGGAGGAAGCTGCTTTTCTTTTAAAGCAAGGTAAACGGTCGGTTGCTGAAGTTGGCTATGAGCTGGGTTTTACAAACCTTAGTCACTTTAGCAGGCTGTTCCAAAAACATTATGGCTTTACCCCTAAGCGGTTTTCGTCGCAAACTTAA
- a CDS encoding TetR/AcrR family transcriptional regulator, producing MARNVEFDESLAIQKAMEVFWKKGYNATSLRDLTDAMQINSSSLYNTIGDKQELFVRCVQHYTDLRKQDWDKRLASKRSPLAVLTDYIHEAVNIIINGEDSCMAVKSAFEVATNDERVKQILAADDQRSYQFLHDLIKKAMEEREIRDDEDPALLADYFNSTWTGWYESYILHKDPVKIKRMAEYFIKQLTK from the coding sequence ATGGCCAGGAATGTAGAATTTGACGAATCACTTGCGATCCAGAAAGCAATGGAAGTTTTCTGGAAGAAAGGCTATAATGCTACATCACTTCGCGACCTCACTGATGCCATGCAGATCAATAGTAGCAGCTTGTATAATACTATTGGCGATAAGCAAGAACTTTTCGTGCGTTGTGTACAGCACTATACCGACCTCAGGAAACAAGATTGGGACAAGCGCTTAGCAAGCAAAAGATCACCATTAGCTGTACTAACAGATTACATCCACGAAGCAGTTAATATCATTATTAATGGTGAAGACAGTTGTATGGCTGTTAAGAGTGCATTCGAGGTAGCCACGAATGACGAACGGGTTAAGCAAATACTGGCAGCAGATGACCAGCGTTCTTACCAGTTCTTACATGATCTTATTAAAAAGGCCATGGAGGAACGCGAAATCCGCGATGATGAAGATCCGGCTTTATTAGCCGACTATTTCAATAGCACCTGGACAGGCTGGTATGAATCTTACATTTTGCACAAAGACCCGGTCAAGATTAAACGCATGGCTGAATATTTTATTAAACAATTAACTAAATAA
- a CDS encoding nuclear transport factor 2 family protein, which produces MKTAKELLLDYLENIGNPDFQIELFADDAVFELPYLASLGISTRWEGRETLYNFLSNLPKTFPGFKFKNIQIHIDTPDQAFGEYEATATIASNGKEYAQHYMGRVVAENGKIKLIREALNMVPVIRDIRGISLN; this is translated from the coding sequence ATGAAAACCGCAAAAGAATTATTACTGGATTATTTAGAAAATATAGGGAATCCGGATTTTCAGATTGAACTGTTCGCCGATGATGCTGTATTTGAATTACCTTACCTGGCAAGCCTAGGCATATCAACGCGTTGGGAAGGACGCGAAACATTGTACAACTTTTTAAGCAACTTGCCAAAAACCTTCCCAGGCTTCAAGTTTAAAAACATCCAAATTCATATAGACACTCCTGACCAGGCTTTTGGTGAATACGAAGCTACCGCTACAATTGCTTCCAACGGAAAAGAATATGCTCAACACTATATGGGCCGTGTAGTTGCAGAAAACGGGAAAATTAAACTAATCCGCGAGGCACTTAACATGGTTCCCGTTATAAGGGATATTAGAGGAATCTCCCTTAACTAA
- a CDS encoding efflux RND transporter periplasmic adaptor subunit has protein sequence MNRNVMFIALCALLYNTSCNSNKEEKTEETATYTATSPLKIDTSYTKEYVSQIKSVRNIEVRAQEKGYLQKIYVDEGQFVKAGQPLFRIMPQAFEAELQKAEAETRSAEIELQNTKTLADKNIVSKNEYLLGQAKLDQAKAERALAKMHLAFTEIKAPFDGIIDRIPLKLGSLVDEGALLTSLSDNNQMFAYFNVSEPEYLNYQTDVKDRGERKVDLLLANGQPFKYKGDVETVESEFNSETGNIAFRARFNNPEKLLRNGETGKVLMTVPFKNALVIPQKATYEVQDKTYVFVIDDKNVVRSTNIEIGARMPDLYVVQSGISARDKILLDGVQKVRDNDIIKYKFQKPEEVISQLKLKAE, from the coding sequence ATGAATAGGAATGTGATGTTCATTGCGCTGTGTGCTCTTTTATATAACACAAGCTGTAACTCGAACAAGGAAGAAAAAACGGAAGAAACTGCAACTTACACTGCAACTAGCCCTTTAAAAATTGATACATCCTACACCAAGGAGTATGTATCGCAGATAAAATCTGTGCGTAACATTGAAGTACGGGCACAGGAGAAAGGATACCTTCAAAAAATCTATGTGGATGAAGGTCAGTTTGTTAAAGCAGGTCAGCCGCTTTTTAGGATAATGCCACAAGCTTTCGAGGCCGAATTACAGAAAGCTGAAGCCGAGACACGTTCTGCTGAAATTGAATTACAGAACACCAAAACGCTGGCGGACAAAAATATCGTATCAAAAAATGAGTACCTGTTAGGTCAGGCTAAACTTGACCAAGCCAAGGCAGAACGTGCACTCGCTAAAATGCACCTTGCATTCACGGAGATTAAAGCACCCTTTGACGGAATTATTGATCGTATTCCTTTAAAGCTTGGCAGCCTTGTGGATGAGGGTGCACTGCTGACAAGCCTGTCAGACAACAATCAGATGTTTGCGTATTTTAATGTGTCAGAGCCTGAATATTTGAACTATCAAACAGATGTTAAAGACAGGGGCGAACGCAAAGTAGACTTGCTGCTCGCAAATGGCCAGCCATTTAAATACAAAGGCGATGTTGAGACCGTAGAAAGTGAATTCAACAGCGAAACGGGAAACATAGCTTTTAGGGCGAGGTTCAACAACCCTGAAAAACTGCTTAGGAATGGCGAAACCGGTAAAGTATTAATGACGGTTCCTTTTAAAAATGCCTTGGTTATTCCACAGAAAGCCACTTATGAAGTGCAGGATAAAACTTACGTGTTTGTAATTGATGATAAAAACGTGGTTAGATCAACCAATATTGAGATAGGTGCCCGTATGCCTGACTTGTATGTTGTTCAAAGCGGAATATCTGCTCGTGACAAAATTCTGCTTGACGGCGTGCAAAAGGTGCGTGATAATGATATAATTAAGTACAAATTCCAGAAGCCTGAAGAGGTTATCTCTCAATTGAAATTAAAAGCGGAATAA
- a CDS encoding SDR family oxidoreductase has product MELKDIKGKRALVTGGTKGIGKAIADELAEAGATVIVSARTKPENTAHHFIAADLTDAGQTATLAQKIEDAFGGIDILINNVGGLTTPGGGHSTLTDAHWQQELDLNLISAIRLDRILLPQMIKQKSGVIIHISSVAGKQALWNLNLAYAVSKAALNSYSKALATELADKGVRVLTVSPGATRTEPMVKFLNDYATSAGITPEEGMKQLMAQTGGIPMGRMAEPEEVAHLVHFLVSPSAAYLTGTIYAIDGGSLPTVG; this is encoded by the coding sequence ATGGAATTGAAAGATATCAAAGGGAAAAGGGCACTGGTTACCGGTGGTACAAAAGGTATCGGCAAAGCAATTGCCGACGAGCTAGCAGAAGCAGGCGCAACTGTTATTGTCAGCGCCAGGACAAAGCCTGAGAATACGGCTCACCACTTTATTGCGGCTGACCTGACCGATGCCGGCCAGACGGCGACGCTTGCCCAGAAGATAGAGGATGCTTTTGGCGGCATTGACATATTGATCAACAACGTTGGCGGGCTAACAACACCTGGCGGCGGGCATAGTACATTGACCGATGCGCACTGGCAGCAGGAATTGGACTTGAACCTGATCTCAGCTATTAGGCTTGACAGGATTTTGCTGCCGCAAATGATCAAACAAAAAAGCGGAGTAATCATCCATATCTCTTCAGTTGCAGGTAAACAGGCATTGTGGAACCTGAACCTGGCTTATGCTGTTTCAAAGGCAGCGTTGAACAGTTACAGCAAAGCACTAGCTACCGAACTGGCCGACAAAGGTGTACGTGTATTAACAGTTTCACCGGGCGCTACCAGAACAGAACCGATGGTCAAATTTTTAAATGACTACGCAACTTCAGCAGGCATTACGCCAGAGGAAGGCATGAAACAACTAATGGCACAAACCGGTGGAATACCCATGGGCCGCATGGCCGAGCCGGAAGAAGTTGCACACCTTGTACACTTTTTGGTATCACCCTCTGCTGCATACCTTACAGGTACTATCTATGCAATTGACGGTGGATCGTTGCCTACAGTGGGATAA
- a CDS encoding NAD(P)H-binding protein encodes MKITTTGSLGNVAKPLVKKLIAAGHHVTVISTNNDRKEEIEALGAKAAVGSISDEVFLTEAFKGADAVYTMMPPSMGPGNMIENIAKAGHAYANAIKAAGVKRVVMLSSIGADASQGTGPIQGVHRVERILQGLDGVNVTVLRSGFFYINFLRDIPLIKSKGIFGNNYNGDDRLALTHPGDLSTALAQELQAKGNGFEVRYVVSNISTGAKLAAVLGQAIGKPELVWTNIPDEQLKKGMLAGGLPEELVGLIVEMGQGVRAGIITRDFFASGAKVTGRIKLENFAEEFKAAYLRS; translated from the coding sequence ATGAAAATTACAACAACAGGCTCATTAGGAAATGTAGCCAAACCATTAGTTAAAAAATTGATAGCAGCCGGTCACCACGTAACCGTGATCAGCACCAACAATGACCGTAAAGAAGAAATTGAGGCTTTAGGTGCAAAGGCTGCAGTTGGCTCTATAAGTGACGAGGTATTTTTGACTGAAGCTTTCAAAGGTGCAGACGCCGTGTATACCATGATGCCGCCATCAATGGGGCCGGGTAACATGATAGAGAACATTGCTAAAGCCGGACACGCTTATGCGAATGCTATTAAGGCTGCAGGTGTAAAACGCGTAGTAATGCTGAGCAGCATTGGTGCAGACGCTAGTCAAGGTACGGGCCCAATACAAGGTGTACATCGGGTTGAGCGTATATTGCAAGGCTTAGATGGTGTAAATGTTACTGTTTTAAGGTCCGGATTCTTCTATATCAATTTTTTGAGAGATATACCTCTGATCAAAAGCAAAGGCATATTCGGCAATAATTATAACGGTGACGACCGGTTGGCGCTTACACATCCAGGGGATCTATCCACGGCTCTAGCGCAAGAATTACAAGCCAAAGGAAACGGCTTTGAAGTACGATACGTTGTAAGTAATATATCTACAGGAGCAAAATTAGCAGCAGTATTGGGTCAAGCTATCGGTAAGCCAGAATTGGTTTGGACAAATATCCCTGATGAACAATTAAAAAAGGGCATGCTTGCAGGAGGATTACCCGAGGAGCTGGTCGGCCTTATTGTTGAAATGGGACAAGGTGTAAGGGCCGGTATAATCACCAGGGACTTTTTTGCAAGCGGAGCAAAAGTTACCGGGCGGATTAAACTGGAAAACTTTGCAGAAGAGTTTAAGGCGGCGTATTTGCGCAGTTAA